One Mycolicibacterium fortuitum subsp. fortuitum genomic window carries:
- a CDS encoding TIGR03857 family LLM class F420-dependent oxidoreductase gives MSTNHSDDQLNELGYYAVTRHPADVRVVLPEARTADELGLGSCHIGERFTVKDPAVLSGAVAGASTTLGIAPSTNYHTRHPTVTATIGSTMHALTEGRFAMAFGRGMAAYWQAIGLPVVTEARLRDFFGILRRLWAGEMILDHDGPAGKWPFLRHASGLPDGPPIGLVAVGPKTMELAGEIADFVVLHTFFSDEATTSSVEAVRRGAERAGRDPDSVRIWACLATVPDALSPEDQMRRGVGRLATYLQAYADVLVSANGWDPGVWERIKQSDLFSDAAAAGPIDASASFETLQRIAEMIPAEWLDSVAKGSPQDCAKTIAGQLDLGTHSVIMHGASPHEIAPVVRAYRANRPTLRRAVAANPGRFA, from the coding sequence TTGAGCACCAACCACTCCGACGACCAGCTCAACGAGCTCGGCTACTACGCCGTCACCCGCCACCCCGCGGATGTGCGGGTGGTGCTGCCGGAGGCCCGTACGGCGGATGAGCTCGGGCTGGGTTCCTGCCACATCGGCGAGCGGTTCACGGTGAAGGACCCGGCGGTGCTCTCCGGCGCGGTCGCGGGGGCCAGCACGACGCTGGGCATCGCGCCGTCGACGAACTACCACACGCGGCATCCCACGGTCACCGCGACGATCGGGTCGACCATGCACGCGCTCACCGAAGGCCGCTTCGCCATGGCGTTCGGCCGCGGGATGGCCGCGTACTGGCAGGCGATCGGTCTGCCGGTGGTGACCGAGGCCCGCCTGCGTGACTTCTTCGGGATCCTGCGTCGGCTCTGGGCCGGCGAGATGATCCTGGACCACGACGGCCCGGCCGGGAAGTGGCCGTTCCTGCGTCACGCCAGCGGCCTGCCCGACGGACCTCCGATCGGATTGGTCGCGGTGGGCCCCAAGACGATGGAGCTCGCCGGCGAGATCGCCGATTTCGTTGTGCTCCATACGTTTTTCTCCGACGAGGCTACGACCTCGTCGGTGGAGGCGGTACGCCGCGGCGCCGAACGCGCGGGGCGCGATCCCGACAGCGTCCGCATCTGGGCGTGCCTGGCGACGGTCCCCGACGCGTTGTCACCGGAGGATCAGATGCGCCGTGGCGTCGGGCGTCTGGCGACCTATCTGCAGGCGTACGCGGACGTGTTGGTCTCGGCCAACGGCTGGGATCCGGGCGTCTGGGAGCGGATCAAGCAGAGCGACCTGTTCTCCGACGCGGCCGCCGCCGGGCCGATCGATGCCAGTGCCTCATTCGAGACGCTGCAACGGATCGCCGAGATGATTCCCGCAGAATGGCTGGATTCGGTGGCCAAGGGATCACCGCAGGACTGCGCGAAGACGATCGCCGGCCAGCTCGACCTGGGCACTCACTCGGTGATCATGCACGGGGCGAGCCCGCACGAGATCGCACCCGTCGTGCGGGCCTACCGGGCCAATCGGCCGACGCTACGCCGGGCGGTCGCGGCCAATCCGGGGCGGTTCGCCTGA